TTTGCAGGCAGCTGCGGATTTCCTTGACGTGAATACCGATGCGGTCCAGTTCCTCGGCGATGTCGCCTTTCTGGGCCGCCAGCACCAGTTCCTGTTCCAGGCGGGACGGTTCAACGGGTACGCCCAGTGCGGCGATGCGCTCGCGCAGCTTGTCGCGCCAGGCCTCGCGGATGGCGGGGATGCGCTCGCCGATTTTCGTGGCCAGTTCCAGCACGCCGGCGGCGCGTTCCTCGATCAGCTCGGCCAGGCGCTCGCCTTCGCGGCGGCGGGTGGCCTTCAGTTCGCCAAAGGCGGCTTGCAGGGCGTGCATGGCTTCGTTTTCCAGCGTTTCCTGGTCGGCGCCGTCGGCGGACTTGACCACTCCCGGCCAGCGCAGCAGGTCGAGCGGGTTCAGCGATTCAGTGTGCGCACCCAGGTGATCGCGCACCCGCATGGCGGCGCTGATCACGGCCTGCAGCGCCGGTTCGTTCAGCTCCAGGCTGGCGGCCTCGACGGGCGGCACGTAGCGCAGGCCGATGTCCACCTTGCCGCGGTTCAGTTCCCGATTGGCCAGGTCACGCACGCGCGCTTCCAGGCCGCGCAGGCTGTCCGGCAGGCGCAGCGACAGCTCCAGGTAACGGTGGTTAACGCTGCGCAGTTCCCAGGTGAATTCGCCCAGCGGCCCGCTGCGGCTGCTGCGGGCAAAGGCGGTCATGCTGGAAATCATGGGCGGTTCCGGGTTCGGGCGGGGCGGCCAAGTGTAGCGGACGGGCCGCATGGCTCTGCGGCTGGCCCGCGGGCTGCCGGGCTACAATGGCCGCCCTTTTGGCCGTCCATGCCGCAAGCCGCGGCGCTCGCCGGCGGTCAGTCGATCTTGTGCCTTTCCATCTCTTTTTCAAGGACACGCCATGCGCCCGAGCGGCCGTCGGCCGGACCAGTTGCGTCCGGTCACCATCACCCGTCAGTTCAGCAAGTACGCCGAAGGTTCGGTGCTGGTCAGTTTCGGCGACACGCGGGTGATCTGCACCGCCAGCGTCGACGAGCGCGTGCCGGGCTTCAAGCGCGGCAGCGGCAGCGGCTGGGTGACGGCCGAGTACGGCATGCTGCCGCGCGCCACCCATTCGCGTAATCAGCGCGAGGCCGCCAATGGTCGCCAGGGCGGCCGCACGCTGGAGATCCAGCGCCTGATCGGCCGCGCCCTGCGTGCGGTGGTGGACCTGTCGGCGCTGGGTGAGCGCACCATCACGCTGGATTGCGACGTGATCCAGGCCGACGGCGGCACGCGCACGGCGGCCATCACCGGCGCCTACGTGGCGCTGGTGGATGCGGTGGCCAGCCTGCGCAAGCGCCGGGCCATCACGCGCGATCCGATTCACGGCGCGGTGGCGGCGGTGTCGGTGGGCATCTTCGCCGGGCAGACGGTTCTGGACCTGGACTACGCCGAGGATTCCACCGCCGAGACCGACATGAACCTGGTCATCAACGACGCCGGCGCCTTCGTGGAAATCCAGGGCACGGCCGAGGGCCACGCCTTCCGCGCCGACGAGCTGGCGCAGCTGATCGCGCTCGGTCAGCAGGGCGTGGCCGAGCTGATCGCCCTGCAGCGGGCGGCCTTGGCCGGCTGATGCGCCTGGTGCTGGCCAGCGGCAACCGCGGCAAGCTCGCCGAGCTGCGCGGGTTGCTCGGCGACCTGCCGCTCGACCTGCAGGCACTGGGCGATTTCACCGCCGATGCGGCCGAGGAAACGGCGCCCAGCTTCGTCGAGAACGCCATCCTGAAGGCCCGCCTTGCCGCCGCCGCGTGCGGCCTGCCGGCGCTGGCCGACGATTCCGGGCTGGAGGTGGACGCGCTGGCCGGCGCACCGGGCGTGCACTCGGCCCGCTACGCCGGGCCGGCGGCGGACGATGCGGCCAATCGGGCCAGGCTGTTGCAGCAGCTCGCCGATGTACCGGCGGATCGGCGCACGGCGCGTTTTCGCTGCGTGCTGGTCTACCTGCGCCACGCGCAGGACCCATGGCCGCAGATTTTCAGCGGCACCTGGGAAGGCCGGATCGCGCTGACCGAGGCCGGCCAGCACGGTTTCGGTTACGACCCGCTGTTCTGGCTGCCCGAGCACGGCTGCACGGCGGCGCAGCTGGACCCGGCCGACAAGGCGCGCCTGAGCCACCGCGCCCAGGCGGCGCAGGCGCTGCGGGCGTTCCTGCAGGCGCAGCTGGCCTGAGGTCGGTCGGCGCTGCGCTTCAGCCGCGCTGCACGAATTCCAGTGCGAACTTGCTGCCCAGGTACGCCAGCGCCAGCAGGGCAAAGCCGGCCAGGGTCCAGCGCACGGCGGTGCGGCCGCGCCAGCCGGCGCGGCGCCGGCCGATCAGCAGGGTGCCGATCACCAGCCAGGCGCCGATCGAAAGCGCCGTTTTTTCAAGCAGATGCGGCGCAAAGATGTCGCCCAGGAACAGCACCCCGGACAGCAGCGCCAGCGTCAGCGCGGCAAATCCGAGTCCCAACAACTGGAACAGCAGCCGTTCCATGTCGCCCAGCGGCGGCAGTGCGCGCAGCACGCCGCCGGGCGCGTGCTGGCGCAGACGCGAATCCTGGTACGCCATGACCAGCGCCTGCAGGGCCGCCAGCGCCAACAGGGCATAGGCGCTCAGCGACAGCGTGACGTGCAGCGCCAGCGGCAGCATGTCGACCGCCGGCAGCGGCGTCGAATGGTCCGGCAGCAGCATCAGCAGCACCGACAGTCCCGCCAGCGGCGCCAGCACGACGCCCAGGTTGTCCACCGAACGCAGGATGGAGATGCCCACGAACAGCAGCATCACCGCCGCCGCCAGCAAGGACACCGCATTGCCGAAACCCAGCGCCAGCGCTGGCCCGTCGGCGATCGTCGTGCGCAGCAGCCCCAAGTGCAGCAGGCCCAGCAGCGCTGCCGCGGCCCGCAACGCGAGGCGCGTGCCACTGGCCGGCCGGCGCAGCTGCAGGACGTAGCCGGCGCCAAGGCCCAGGTAGGCCGCGGCGAGCAGGATGGACAGGGCGTTGAATGACATGCGACGCGGCTGGCAACGGTGGGCGAGCCATTCTACTGGAGGCCCGGCCGGGCCTCGTGGCGATGATCGCCCGGCATAACCGGGCCTCTACAGCCAGCGATTCTGGCAGCGCGTCCCGGCCCTCCGGTTGCCGCCTCAGGCGGCGTGGGTCAACCGATGTTCCCGGCGCGGCGTGCCGGACAGGTGCAGCAGGTCGGCGCTGTGCAGCAGCAGCCTGTCGTCGCCGAGGTCGGCGGCGGCCAGACTGGCCAGCACCGCCGGGTTGCTGTCGATCATGGCGATGACGCGTTCGCCACGCTGCTCGGCCTGCGCGATCGCCGACAGCTTGCTCGCGCCGACATCGTCCCGCCAGCCGTGCGGCGTGAACCAGGCCAGTTCGTCGACGAACCGCAGGCGGCTGTCCGATGCCAGGTCGTTCAGGCAGCGCAGCGTGTCCTGGCGCAGAAACTCCGGACGCGCGGAGTTGATGCCGACCACCGTGCGCGGCTGCTCGTTCAGCCAGGCGGCCAGGCCCAGCAGGCCGCGGTAGGGCGCATGGGCGAGGCGGGCAATCTCGCCGCAGCGGCGCTTGTGCTGGAACCAGGCGAGCACTTGCGGCTGTTCGTCGGCCGGCACCTGGCAGTGTTCCAGGATGGCTTCGATGCCGCGTCCGAACGGATCGAGCGTGCCCGGATCAAGAGCACTGAAGTGGGAGCTGGCATGGTTGGCGTCGTAGGCACGCAGCAGGCCGGCGAGCGCCAGGCGCATGTCCAGGAACGTGTCGTCGACGTCGAACAGCACCAGCAGGCGTTGGTTTGGAAAGCGCTGCAGGCTGCGCTCGTGGTGGCTCAGCAGCGCGCGGGTCCAGTCGCGCATGGTCGGTATCCTCGTTCGGCTTGGGGTGTGGGCGCATGCTGGAGGGCGCCGGTTAAACTTTGATGACCCCAACCGATTTGGCAGCAACCTTCATGCCGCAGCTGGTACTTGCCTCGACCTCACCCCGCCGCCGTGAACTGCTGGCCCAGCTTGGCGTGAATTTCGAGGTGCTGGCCGTGGCGGTCGACGAGCAGCCCTTGCCAGGAGAACTGGCAACCGACCATGTGTGCCGACTGGCGCTGGCCAAGGCGCGCGCGGCTGCAGCGCAGCTTGGCCCGCAGGTCTGCGTGCTGGGCGCCGACACGGTGGTGGTGCTGGACGGGGAGATTTTCGGCAAGCCGGTGGATCGGGGCGATGCGGCCGCCATGCTGCGCCGCCTGTCCGGGCGCACGCATACGGTGCTCAGCGCCGTGGCGCGCGTGCAGGGCGGTGCCCACGTCGTGCGCCTGAGCGAGAGCGAAGTGACGTTTCGCACCCTGTCGCCGGCCGAGATTGCGGCTTACTGCGACACCGGCGAGCCGCTCGACAAGGCTGGCGCCTACGCCATCCAGGGCCGGGCGGCGGCGTTCATCCGGCATCTTGAGGGCAGCTATTCGGGCGTCATGGGGCTGCCGCTGTTCGAGACCGCCGATCTGCTGGCCGGCGCCGGGGTGCTGGTCGGGGACTGAGGGCGCCGTGCGTCGATGCCATGCCGGATCACCCGGCTGCCATCAGCCGCCGGTGGGGCTCAGGATGATCTCCACGCGGCGGTTCTGCTGGCGACCGTCGGCGGTTTCATTGGACGCGATGGGTTGGGTTTCGCCATAACCAAGGGTGGTCATGCGGCTGCTGGCCACGCCGCGGCTGGCCAGATAGCTGGCGACGGCCTGGGCACGGCGCTCGGAAAGCTGCTGGTTGTAGCTGTCCGAGCCGGTGCTGTCGGTATGGCCGTTGATCTGCACCCGGGTGTCCTGGTATTCGGCGATGGTGGCGGCCACCTGATCCAGGGTGCTGTGGAAGGCGGGCGTGATCTGGGCGCTGTCGGTGGCGAAGGTGACGTGCCCCGGCATGTTCAGGATCACGTTATCGCCCTGGCGTGACACCTCCACGCCCGTGCCGGCCGTTTGCTGGCGCAGTTTTTCTTCCTGGTTCTGCATGTACTTGCCGACCCCGGCGCCGATGGCGGCACCCGCTGCCGCGCCGATACCGGCACGCTGGCCGCGGTCACCGCCGCTCACGCCGCCGAGCACCGCACCCGCGGCCGCGCCGATGGCGGCGCCCTTGCCGGTCTTGGTCATCTCGCGCTGGCCGGTTTCGGGGTTGGTGGCGCAGCCGGCGACCAGCAGGGCGACCAGCCCCGCGGCGGCCGGACCATGAAAGCGTGTCCTGAACATGAATATCTCCGCGGTAGCGAGTCACCATTGACCGAGCAGTTGGACCGCGGCCGATCGCGCTTGTTGTTGTGTGCCGGCCGTGTGGCCGCGAGTTCACGGGCCGGGCCGATGCTGACCCGCGCGTTCCTCGACAAGCCGCCCGCGGCGTGCACCGATGATGTGGGCCAGCACCAGCACTGGCAGCGCCAGTCCAAGAACCCAGTGGCTGACCGACACCCACGGGCGCGCCGTTTCGTCGGCCACGTAGTACAGCGCCCAGCCGCCAAGAGCCAGCACTGCGCAGGCGGCGAGCAGCACGAGCCCGCTGGGCCGCCGACGGCGAGGTCGCCAGGCAGGCCACACGTGCATCGGCAGCAGGGCGCCAAGACCCAACAGCGCCGGCAGGGCCAGCAGGCCGTGCAGGCGCATCAGCCAGGCTTCCAGCGGATGGTGTTCGGGGCCGAACGGACCCTCCACGCGCAGCCAGGTGTGCAGCACCAGCCAGGCGGCGCCGGTGAGCAGCAGCAGCAGGCAAAGGCCGTACACCGCGCGCCGGCCGAGCGGCCCGAGGCGCGGACCCAGCAGCGTGTAGCGTGGGCCGGGTTTCATGCGGCGGGCAGCAGCAGGGCCTGCGCCTGCAGGCGGCGCAGGACGGGTTCGCAGGCGGCCGGATCGATGGCCACCGGCTTGGTCAGCGCGTCGGCGCGCAGGCAGGAACGGGCCAGCACGGTCACGCTGCCGGTCGCCGCCCAGGCGCGCCCGCGGCGCGGGTCGACCAGCGGCGAGCGCCAGGCCTGTCCGTGCCGGCGGCGGGTGTCCGCCACGCAGCTGGTCGCCACGGCGCCCTGCAACAGCGGCGGCAGCAGCCGCAGCCGGGCCGGATCGGCCGGATCGCGCACGCCGATCCGGCGCGGCTCGTGGCCATAAAAACGCAGGTCACCGCCAGCGTTGACACAGGCCTGCGGCACGCCGGCCCGGCGCAGGCTGGCGATGGCCTGATCCACCGCATAGCCCTTGGCGATGCCGCCCAGATCGATCAGCAGCGGGCGGGCGAAGCGCACCGTGCCGTCGGTGCCAAGGCGGATGTCGCGCCAGTCGCCGGTCGTTTCCGGGCTGTTCGACAATCCGGGCAGATACCCCCAGCGCACCAGTGTCGGCGCGATGGTCACGTCGAAGCGGCCATTCGTGAGCGCGCTCAGCCGGCAGGCTGCGCGCAGCACACGCCGCAGGTGCCCGCTCACCGGCACCGGGCCGGCATGCGCCGCGCGGTTCAGGCGCGACAGCTCGCTGTCCGGTTCGTGAAAGCTCATCCGGCTGTGTACCCGCGCCACGGCCCGAAAGGCGCGGTCGATGGCCCGCGCAAGCTGCGCCGGCGGCAGGCCGGTCGCCTCGATGCCGACCAGCGTGCCCAGCCACGGCTGCGCCCGGCGCATCGTGCCGGTCAGCGGCCGGGCGAGCGGAGCATTCACGGCGCAGCCCCGAGCAGCGCGCGGTGGGTGGCCAGCAGGCGCCGCACGCCGTCGGTCAGGTGGCGGCAGGACAGCGTGGCGCCGCTGATGTTCTGGATGTCGCGCCCGAGCTTGACCGCATCGCTCGCGTCCTTGCCCAGGAACTGCGCCCGCCAGCGCGGCTGGCGCACCTGGTCGCCGTGCGTCTCGCGGTAATCGAGGATTTCCACGCCCGCCACCTGGCCGTCGGCCGTGACCGCCAGCGCGTAGGTGATGAACTCGTGCTTGCCGTAGACCTGATCCACGAACAGGTGCCCAAGCAGCCTGTCCGCTGCAATGGCGCGCCACACCTTGGGCTTTCGGTTGACGACGCGGGTTCCGCTGGCCTGTTCGATGGCGCGCACCTGTTCGGCGGTGAGTTCGACCGCTTCCGGGGCGTAGTCGGTCGCGGTCGGGAACAGCAGCCGCTGTGCCTGTTCGATGCTCAGGTATTGCGTGGCCTGCGCCGCCAGTGGCGTGACCAGCAGCGGGACGGCGAGCCACGGGGAGGGCAGCGGGCGGGACATGGCGGCTATGCTGCCCTTGATGCGAATGATTCGCAATGTTTGAGGCTTGATACGCGTCAAGCCCGGCCCGAAAGCACCGCTGCGGCGACCTGTGTTCGCGGCAAACCCGGACCGGCCGGCATAATTGCGCCCCGGCCGGCTCATGTCCCGCTCCTGTCGACAGATCAACCATCGCTTCATGAAACTCTGGCGTCTGCTTCTCCTGCCCGCGCTGGCACTGCTGCTGGGCGCGCTGGCGCTCGGCCTGCGGCACGATCCGAAGCAGATTCCCTCGCCGCTGGTCGGCAAGCCGCTGCCGGCCATCGCGGGCGAGACACTGGACGGGCAGCCGGTCGATCTGGCCAAGGCCGGGCAGGGCAGGCCGCTGCTGATCAACGTGTGGGCCTCGTGGTGCGAGTCCTGCGCCGTGGAGCATCCGGTGGTGGTGGCGGCGGCACGGCAGTTCGGTGACCGGGTCGCCTTCATCGGCCTCAATTACCGGGACAAGCGCGAGCTGGGTGAGGCCTGGCTGGCGCAGCGCGGCAACGCCTACCGCTGGTCGTTCTTCGATCCCGAGGGCCGCGCCGGCATCGAACTTGGCGTGTACGGCGTCCCGGAGACCTTTTTCGTGGCGGCCGACGGCACGCTGCTGGCCAAGCACGTCGGGCCGCTCGACGCGGACAGCCTGCGCGGCTACCTCAAGACGCTGTTCGGGGTGAGCTGATGCGCGGACTTCTGATGGCGCTGCTGCTGCTGGCGCCGCTGGCGCGGGCCGAGGTGGTCAGCGAAGACCCGCAGCAGCGGCAGGTGCTCGAGATCGCCCAGCAACTGCGCTGCGCAGTGTGCCAGAACCAGTCGGTGGCGGAGTCGAATGCCGAGCTGGCGCAGGACATGCGCCGGCTCATCGCCGAGCAGCTTGCCGCCGGGCGCAGCGAGGCCGAGGTCATCGATTACTTCCGCGCCCGCTACGGCGATTTCGTCCTCATGCGCCCGCCGCGGCAGGGTTCGGGCGCTCCGCTGTGGTGGGCGCCGTGGGCGATCCTGGCGGCGGCCGGCGGCGGGGCCTTCATCTACCTGCGCAAGCGCCTGCGCGCTCAGGAGCGTTCGTGACAGCACTCGTTCTGACCGGCTTGGCGGTGCTGGCCGCGGTGGCCTGGCTGGTGCTGCGCCTGCCGTCGCCGGCAAGTGCCCCTGACACCCTGGCGACACGGCGCGCGCAGTTGCAGGCGAGCCTGGACGAGCTGGCCCGCGCCCGCTCCGACGGCGTGCTGGATGAGGCGAGCTTTGCCGACGAACAGCGTCGCCTGCAGGCGGACATGGCAGCCCTGGCGCAGCCGGCGCCGGCGCCGTCCGCATCACGGCCCGACCGCACGCTGTGGCCGTTCGCGCTGGCGGTATTCATCCTGCTGCCGGCCGCGGCCGTGGGGTTGTATGGCTATTTGCAGGGTCCGTTCTGGCAGCAGATGGATGCCATGCGCGACGCGCCGAATGCCGCCGCGCCGGTCGATCCGGCGGCCATGGTGGCGCGGCTCGAGGCGCGTCTGGCCAAGGACGGCAGTGATCCCGAAGGCTGGCGGCGCCTGGGCCGCTCCTACGTCGTGCTCGGCCGCCCGGCCGACGCGCGGCGTGCCTACGACCGCGCGGCGCAGCTGGCGCCGGACGACCTGACGCTGCTGGAGGGCTACGCGGACGCCGCCGAGCCCGGTGTGGCCCCGCCGCCCGGCATCGCGGCCATGATCGCCAGCGTCGAGCAGGGCATCCTGGCCACGCCGGACGATCCGCGTGCCTGGGTGCGCGCCGGCTTTGCGCGCAGCATGCAGGGCGACCGCACCGGCGCCCGCGACGCCTACGCCCGTGCCCACGAACTGGACCCGCAGCGCCCGGAAGTGTTGGCCGCGTATGCTGCCAGCGAGTACGCCCTGAACCCGCAGCAACCCAGCGCGCGGGCGGTGGAACTGTACGAGCGCCTGCTGAAGATCAATCCCGACAACGGCTCCGCGCTGTGGGTGCTCGGCCAGGCCGCGCAGCGTGCCGGCCAGCCGGCGCAGGCGCGCGACTATTGGCAGCGCCTGCTGGGGCTGCTGCCGGCCGATTCGCCGATGCGGGCGCAGGTGCAGCGGGCGATCGATACGGTAGCGGGAGGCGCTGGGGCGCCGTAGCGCTGCCTAGGGCTTGCCGGCGGCCAGGTGTGCCCGGATGGCGTCGGCGATGAGGTCGTAGCGACGATCGAAATGGTGATCACCGGGGCGCTCGAGGCGCGTAATGGCGCCGGCACCGGGCGCTGTGCAGAGGCTTTCGGTCTTCTCCTTGGCGCCGTAGACGCACAGCACCTTGGCTGGCGGGATGCGCTGCAGTTCCGGCAGGGTGGGCGCGGCCCCGGCATTGGCGCGGCCAAGCCAACCGGAGATCGACACCTCGAAATCGGCGCTGCGCCCGGGTGCCAGCAACGCCAGCGTGCCGACGCGCTGCTGCCAATCGGCCGGCAGGCGGTTGTAGGCGAACGGCAGGATGTCGGCGCCGAAGGAGTAGCCGATCAGCACCACGCGGCGGCTGCCCCAGGCGCTGCGGTAGTGATCCAGGATGCGGATCAGGTCGTCGGCGGTCCGTTGCGGATCCCGGTGACGCCAGAAATAGCGCACCGAGTCGACGCCGACCACGGCCATGCCCTGGCGCGC
The sequence above is a segment of the Immundisolibacter sp. genome. Coding sequences within it:
- a CDS encoding Maf family protein: MPQLVLASTSPRRRELLAQLGVNFEVLAVAVDEQPLPGELATDHVCRLALAKARAAAAQLGPQVCVLGADTVVVLDGEIFGKPVDRGDAAAMLRRLSGRTHTVLSAVARVQGGAHVVRLSESEVTFRTLSPAEIAAYCDTGEPLDKAGAYAIQGRAAAFIRHLEGSYSGVMGLPLFETADLLAGAGVLVGD
- a CDS encoding DsbE family thiol:disulfide interchange protein; protein product: MKLWRLLLLPALALLLGALALGLRHDPKQIPSPLVGKPLPAIAGETLDGQPVDLAKAGQGRPLLINVWASWCESCAVEHPVVVAAARQFGDRVAFIGLNYRDKRELGEAWLAQRGNAYRWSFFDPEGRAGIELGVYGVPETFFVAADGTLLAKHVGPLDADSLRGYLKTLFGVS
- the rdgB gene encoding RdgB/HAM1 family non-canonical purine NTP pyrophosphatase encodes the protein MRLVLASGNRGKLAELRGLLGDLPLDLQALGDFTADAAEETAPSFVENAILKARLAAAACGLPALADDSGLEVDALAGAPGVHSARYAGPAADDAANRARLLQQLADVPADRRTARFRCVLVYLRHAQDPWPQIFSGTWEGRIALTEAGQHGFGYDPLFWLPEHGCTAAQLDPADKARLSHRAQAAQALRAFLQAQLA
- a CDS encoding YicC/YloC family endoribonuclease, which encodes MISSMTAFARSSRSGPLGEFTWELRSVNHRYLELSLRLPDSLRGLEARVRDLANRELNRGKVDIGLRYVPPVEAASLELNEPALQAVISAAMRVRDHLGAHTESLNPLDLLRWPGVVKSADGADQETLENEAMHALQAAFGELKATRRREGERLAELIEERAAGVLELATKIGERIPAIREAWRDKLRERIAALGVPVEPSRLEQELVLAAQKGDIAEELDRIGIHVKEIRSCLQKGGAVGRRLDFLMQELGREANTVGSKAIDMEITQAAVGLKVLIEQMREQIQNIE
- the ccsA gene encoding cytochrome c biogenesis protein CcsA; amino-acid sequence: MSFNALSILLAAAYLGLGAGYVLQLRRPASGTRLALRAAAALLGLLHLGLLRTTIADGPALALGFGNAVSLLAAAVMLLFVGISILRSVDNLGVVLAPLAGLSVLLMLLPDHSTPLPAVDMLPLALHVTLSLSAYALLALAALQALVMAYQDSRLRQHAPGGVLRALPPLGDMERLLFQLLGLGFAALTLALLSGVLFLGDIFAPHLLEKTALSIGAWLVIGTLLIGRRRAGWRGRTAVRWTLAGFALLALAYLGSKFALEFVQRG
- a CDS encoding OmpA family protein, translating into MFRTRFHGPAAAGLVALLVAGCATNPETGQREMTKTGKGAAIGAAAGAVLGGVSGGDRGQRAGIGAAAGAAIGAGVGKYMQNQEEKLRQQTAGTGVEVSRQGDNVILNMPGHVTFATDSAQITPAFHSTLDQVAATIAEYQDTRVQINGHTDSTGSDSYNQQLSERRAQAVASYLASRGVASSRMTTLGYGETQPIASNETADGRQQNRRVEIILSPTGG
- the rph gene encoding ribonuclease PH → MRPSGRRPDQLRPVTITRQFSKYAEGSVLVSFGDTRVICTASVDERVPGFKRGSGSGWVTAEYGMLPRATHSRNQREAANGRQGGRTLEIQRLIGRALRAVVDLSALGERTITLDCDVIQADGGTRTAAITGAYVALVDAVASLRKRRAITRDPIHGAVAAVSVGIFAGQTVLDLDYAEDSTAETDMNLVINDAGAFVEIQGTAEGHAFRADELAQLIALGQQGVAELIALQRAALAG
- a CDS encoding FAD:protein FMN transferase, which encodes MNAPLARPLTGTMRRAQPWLGTLVGIEATGLPPAQLARAIDRAFRAVARVHSRMSFHEPDSELSRLNRAAHAGPVPVSGHLRRVLRAACRLSALTNGRFDVTIAPTLVRWGYLPGLSNSPETTGDWRDIRLGTDGTVRFARPLLIDLGGIAKGYAVDQAIASLRRAGVPQACVNAGGDLRFYGHEPRRIGVRDPADPARLRLLPPLLQGAVATSCVADTRRRHGQAWRSPLVDPRRGRAWAATGSVTVLARSCLRADALTKPVAIDPAACEPVLRRLQAQALLLPAA
- a CDS encoding cytochrome c-type biogenesis protein, producing MRGLLMALLLLAPLARAEVVSEDPQQRQVLEIAQQLRCAVCQNQSVAESNAELAQDMRRLIAEQLAAGRSEAEVIDYFRARYGDFVLMRPPRQGSGAPLWWAPWAILAAAGGGAFIYLRKRLRAQERS
- a CDS encoding FMN-binding protein; this encodes MSRPLPSPWLAVPLLVTPLAAQATQYLSIEQAQRLLFPTATDYAPEAVELTAEQVRAIEQASGTRVVNRKPKVWRAIAADRLLGHLFVDQVYGKHEFITYALAVTADGQVAGVEILDYRETHGDQVRQPRWRAQFLGKDASDAVKLGRDIQNISGATLSCRHLTDGVRRLLATHRALLGAAP
- the ccmI gene encoding c-type cytochrome biogenesis protein CcmI — encoded protein: MTALVLTGLAVLAAVAWLVLRLPSPASAPDTLATRRAQLQASLDELARARSDGVLDEASFADEQRRLQADMAALAQPAPAPSASRPDRTLWPFALAVFILLPAAAVGLYGYLQGPFWQQMDAMRDAPNAAAPVDPAAMVARLEARLAKDGSDPEGWRRLGRSYVVLGRPADARRAYDRAAQLAPDDLTLLEGYADAAEPGVAPPPGIAAMIASVEQGILATPDDPRAWVRAGFARSMQGDRTGARDAYARAHELDPQRPEVLAAYAASEYALNPQQPSARAVELYERLLKINPDNGSALWVLGQAAQRAGQPAQARDYWQRLLGLLPADSPMRAQVQRAIDTVAGGAGAP